From a region of the Theobroma cacao cultivar B97-61/B2 chromosome 8, Criollo_cocoa_genome_V2, whole genome shotgun sequence genome:
- the LOC18592858 gene encoding probable serine/threonine-protein kinase At1g09600: MGCICSKGASEENIDEINDNEKDFNSNSNKASMQLFAPAPSKKEELSVGRGGNDGSVRRLASKTFIVERPQNGHQRLSSVDMGAGVFPQMVRIVSTPRGAEGELVAAGWPSWLASVAGEAVKGWLPRRVESFEKLDKVGQGTYSSVYKAHDLETGKFVAMKKVRFVNMDAESVRFMAREIIILRKLDHPNVMKLEGLVTSRMSGSLYLVFEYMEHDLAGLAATPGIKFTEPQIKCYMQQLLRGLEHCHSRGVLHRDIKGSNLLIDNSGVLKIADFGLATFFQPDQKQPLTSRVVTLWYRAPELLFGATEYGVAIDLWSAGCILAELFAGKPIMPGRTEVEQMHKIFKLCGSPSEEYWQKIKLPQATSFKPQQPYKRCVADTFRNFPCLALSLVDKLLAMEPQDRGSAASALRSEFFGTEPFPCDPSNLPKYPPSKELDARRREEEARRKRAEAVKGRGPESVRRGSREFKGEPTPEFIAQGQSRTSTSPIYNHVEDGAAGFRIDSHKVTSQNGLSHSSSMVHPSAVRSLNKAGSTQTSGELRTRNSLRPQADKTSHTKDDSASNKETGLGHVARKKRIHCSGPLMPPGGNIEDILKEHERQVQQAVRKARLEKSGTDKNCDVYTRLHHNGIYGR, translated from the exons ATGGGCTGCATTTGCTCAAAAGGAGCCTCAGAAGAGAATATTGACGAGATAAATGACAACGAGAAAGACTTCAACAGCAACAGCAACAAGGCATCAATGCAACTGTTTGCTCCTGCACCCTCAAAGAAAGAAGAGCTTTCAGTTGGTAGAGGTGGCAATGATGGCTCCGTAAGGCGCCTTGCATCGAAAACGTTTATTGTCGAACGGCCCCAGAATGGTCATCAAAGATTGTCGTCGGTGGATATGGGGGCAGGGGTGTTCCCGCAGATGGTTCGTATAGTTAGCACCCCTCGTGGGGCTGAAGGGGAGCTAGTTGCTGCCGGATGGCCATCATGGTTAGCTTCAGTTGCAGGAGAAGCTGTTAAAGGATGGCTGCCTCGGCGGGTGGAATCGTTTGAGAAGTTAGATAAA GTTGGACAAGGAACTTATAGCAGTGTATATAAGGCCCATGACCTTGAAACTGGAAAATTTGTTGCCATGAAGAAGGTTCGGTTTGTTAATATGGATGCAGAAAGTGTCCGTTTTATGGCTAGGGAAATCATTATTTTACGGAAGCTTGACCATCCAAATGTTATGAAGCTTGAGGGTCTAGTCACTTCAAGGATGTCCGGCAGCTTGTACCTTGTTTTTGAATACATGGAACATGACCTTGCTGGGCTTGCAGCAACTCCTGGCATCAAGTTTACTGAACCACAG ATTAAATGTTACATGCAACAACTGCTTCGTGGCCTTGAACACTGCCATAGCCGTGGTGTCCTGCACAGAGACATCAAGGGTTCAAATCTTCTGATTGACAACAGTGGAGTTCTCAAAATTGCAGATTTTGGTCTGGCGACCTTTTTTCAGCCTGATCAAAAGCAGCCACTAACAAGTCGTGTTGTAACTCTATGGTACAGGGCGCCTGAGCTTTTGTTTGGGGCCACTGAATATGGAGTTGCTATAGATTTGTGGAGTGCTGGATGCATCCTTGCAGAATTGTTTGCTGGGAAGCCTATTATGCCTGGAAGAACAGAG GTGGAGCAAATGCATAAGATTTTTAAGCTCTGTGGTTCGCCCTCTGAGGAGTACTGGCAGAAAATAAAACTGCCACAGGCGACTAGTTTCAAACCTCAACAACCTTACAAGCGCTGTGTTGCTGACACTTTCAGAAACTTCCCTTGTTTGGCTTTGTCTCTTGTTGATAAACTCCTTGCTATGGAACCACAGGATCGAGGATCCGCTGCTTCAGCCCTTAGAAGTGAG ttctTCGGAACAGAGCCTTTCCCTTGTGATCCATCAAATTTGCCAAAATATCCTCCAAGCAAGGAGCTAGATGCCAGACGTCGTGAAGAAGAAGCAAGAAG GAAAAGAGCAGAGGCTGTAAAGGGGCGTGGACCTGAATCTGTTAGAAGAGGTTCAAGAGAATTTAAGGGAGAGCCTACACCAGAATTCATTGCTCAGGGACAGTCAAGAACAAGCACCAGTCCTATATACAACCATGTTGAGGATGGTGCCGCTGGCTTCCGAATTGATTCACACAAGGTCACTTCGCAGAATGGTTTATCTCACTCTTCTTCAATGGTCCACCCTAGTGCAGTACGATCATTGAATAAGGCAGGTTCTACACAGACTAGTGGCGAGTTGAGGACACGGAATTCACTAAGGCCTCAGGCAGATAAAACTTCTCATACGAAAGATGATAGTGCGTCGAACAAAGAAACTGGATTG GGTCATGTTGCAAGGAAAAAAAGGATCCACTGCTCTGGGCCATTGATGCCTCCTGGGGGAAACATTGAAGATATACTTAAAGAGCATGAGAGACAAGTCCAGCAGGCTGTACGTAAAGCACGTCTTGAGAAGTCAGGAACCGATAAAAATTGCGATGTATATACTAGGCTGCATCATAATGGAATATATGGACGATGA